Proteins from one Salvelinus namaycush isolate Seneca chromosome 34, SaNama_1.0, whole genome shotgun sequence genomic window:
- the LOC120028301 gene encoding neurogranin-like: MDCHIEECSQPQEEEDIMDIPLDDPEANKAAAKIQAGFRGHMTRKKIKPADKPEGEEEEEEVSSSGEALNGNQGGTESGGSDGVERDDTSVPEQ; encoded by the exons ATGGACTGCCACATT GAAGAATGCAGCCAAccccaggaggaggaggacatcaTGGACATACCTCTGGACGACCCCGAGGCCAACAAGGCAGCTGCCAAGATCCAGGCTGGCTTCCGTGGTCACATGACCAGGAAGAAGATTAAGCCTGCTGACAAGcctgagggggaggaggaggaggaggaggtgagcaGCAGTGGTGAGGCCCTCAACGGCAACCAGGGGGGGACAG AGTCAGGAGGCTCAGACGGAGTAGAGAGAGATGACACATCTGTGCCGGAACAGTGA